One Erythrobacter aureus DNA segment encodes these proteins:
- the gcvPA gene encoding aminomethyl-transferring glycine dehydrogenase subunit GcvPA → MRYLPLTDTDRSDMLEKVGAPDIDALFSDVPEEARLSGPIEGLPMHASEMAVEKHMRRLSKKNLAASDAAFFLGAGAYKHHIPASVDHIIQRGEFLTAYTPYQPEIAQGTLQMLFEFQTQVARLYGCAVANASMYDGSTACWEAVAMAGRVARGRKRKVVLSGALHPHYAEVVRTMAKFTEDEIADAPPSLAPAPDDDGLIARIDENTSCVVVQYPDILGRLPDLARIAEAAHEKGALLIAVNTEPVALGAIKSPGELGADIVVGEGQSIGVGLQFGGPYLGLFAVRDPKHVRMMPGRLCGETVDAEGKRGFVLTLSTREQHIRREKATSNICTNSGLCALAFSVHMTLLGEKGLRQMAMENHRLACLAADRLARVPGVTLLNDSFFNEFTIRLGTDARTIVRALADKGVLAGVSLGRLFPDNPELADGLLVAVTETTSEEDIETLASALEGELA, encoded by the coding sequence ATGCGCTACCTACCCCTGACCGATACCGACCGTTCGGATATGCTCGAGAAAGTCGGTGCGCCCGACATCGATGCGCTGTTTTCGGACGTGCCCGAGGAAGCGCGGCTTTCCGGCCCGATCGAGGGCCTGCCGATGCATGCCAGCGAAATGGCTGTCGAAAAGCACATGCGGCGGCTGTCGAAGAAAAACCTCGCGGCTTCCGATGCGGCGTTCTTCCTGGGGGCAGGGGCTTACAAGCATCACATCCCGGCCAGCGTCGATCACATCATCCAGCGCGGCGAGTTCCTGACCGCCTACACGCCCTACCAACCGGAAATCGCGCAGGGCACGCTGCAGATGCTGTTCGAGTTTCAGACGCAGGTGGCGCGGCTTTATGGCTGTGCGGTGGCCAATGCTTCGATGTATGACGGCTCGACCGCCTGCTGGGAAGCGGTGGCCATGGCCGGACGCGTGGCGCGCGGCAGGAAACGCAAAGTCGTGCTCTCCGGCGCGCTTCATCCGCACTATGCCGAAGTGGTGCGCACCATGGCCAAGTTCACCGAGGACGAGATCGCCGATGCCCCGCCGAGCCTGGCACCCGCGCCGGACGATGACGGGCTGATCGCCCGGATCGACGAGAACACGAGCTGCGTCGTGGTGCAGTATCCCGATATTCTTGGCCGCTTGCCGGACCTCGCGCGTATTGCCGAGGCCGCGCATGAAAAGGGCGCGCTGCTGATTGCGGTCAATACCGAACCCGTGGCGCTGGGCGCGATCAAGTCGCCGGGTGAACTCGGCGCGGATATCGTCGTCGGCGAAGGTCAGTCGATCGGCGTCGGCCTCCAGTTCGGCGGCCCCTATCTCGGCCTCTTCGCGGTGCGCGACCCAAAACACGTTCGCATGATGCCCGGACGGCTGTGCGGCGAGACGGTGGACGCGGAAGGCAAGCGCGGTTTCGTGCTCACGCTTTCAACCCGCGAGCAGCACATTCGCCGCGAGAAGGCGACCAGCAATATCTGCACCAATTCGGGCCTCTGCGCGCTCGCCTTCAGTGTTCACATGACGCTGCTCGGTGAAAAGGGCCTGCGCCAGATGGCAATGGAAAACCATCGTCTCGCCTGCCTTGCCGCCGACAGACTGGCCAGGGTGCCCGGCGTGACGTTGCTCAACGACAGCTTCTTCAACGAATTCACCATCAGGCTCGGCACGGATGCCCGCACGATCGTGCGCGCGCTGGCCGATAAGGGCGTGCTGGCGGGCGTCTCGCTCGGCCGGCTCTTCCCCGACAATCCCGAACTCGCGGACGGCCTGCTCGTCGCGGTGACCGAGACCACGAGCGAAGAGGATATCGAAACGCTCGCCTCCGCTCTCGAAGGAGAACTGGCATGA
- the mmsB gene encoding 3-hydroxyisobutyrate dehydrogenase, protein MKIAFIGLGNMGGGMAANLVNAGHAVNAFDLSEEALATAKSNGCATFTDASEAVQGVDGVVTMLPNGGIVKSVYEASVIGKAPAGAVLLDCSTIDVATAKEVIATAEAAGYDMVDAPVSGGIAAANGGTLTFMVGGTEKAFKRAEDVLKAMGKAVIHAGDAGAGQTAKICNNMLLAISMIGTAEAMKMAEKLGLDPQKFYEISSQSSGYCWSLNAYTPMPGIGVESPADKGYQGGFATGLMLKDLRLAMEAAETADASTPLGRHAKELYERFAEENAGLDFSAIIKTL, encoded by the coding sequence ATGAAAATCGCCTTTATCGGCCTCGGCAATATGGGCGGCGGAATGGCCGCGAACCTCGTGAATGCGGGACACGCGGTCAACGCATTCGACCTGTCCGAAGAGGCGCTTGCCACGGCCAAGTCCAATGGCTGCGCGACTTTCACCGATGCGTCCGAAGCCGTACAGGGTGTCGACGGCGTGGTGACCATGCTGCCCAATGGCGGGATCGTGAAGTCGGTCTATGAAGCCAGCGTCATCGGCAAGGCGCCCGCTGGCGCGGTGTTGCTCGATTGCTCGACGATCGACGTGGCAACCGCGAAAGAGGTCATCGCGACTGCCGAAGCCGCCGGATACGACATGGTCGATGCTCCAGTGTCGGGCGGGATCGCAGCGGCGAATGGCGGCACGCTGACCTTTATGGTCGGCGGCACCGAGAAGGCGTTCAAGCGCGCCGAAGATGTGCTGAAAGCGATGGGCAAGGCGGTGATTCACGCCGGCGATGCGGGCGCGGGACAGACTGCCAAGATCTGCAACAACATGCTGCTCGCGATCAGCATGATCGGGACTGCCGAGGCCATGAAGATGGCCGAGAAACTCGGCCTCGACCCGCAGAAATTCTACGAAATCTCCAGCCAGTCCTCGGGCTATTGCTGGTCCTTGAATGCCTATACGCCCATGCCCGGCATCGGCGTCGAAAGCCCGGCGGACAAGGGTTACCAGGGCGGCTTCGCCACCGGGCTGATGCTCAAGGATTTGCGCCTGGCGATGGAAGCGGCGGAAACCGCCGATGCCTCCACCCCGCTCGGGCGCCACGCCAAGGAGCTCTACGAACGGTTTGCCGAGGAAAATGCCGGGCTCGATTTCTCGGCGATCATCAAGACGCTCTGA
- a CDS encoding lipopolysaccharide biosynthesis protein, with amino-acid sequence MHRLIRNIGWLLTGRGVNAVLSIVYLALATRTLGLDHFGYFAIILALGQTVTGLANFQTWQFVVRWGVGEDGPGDATGFAIALDMLSVAIGLVLAAALVWSAPLWLPLPAELLPVAFGYCVVALLSIRTTPTGLLRLRFAYARATAAESVQPMVRAAGAGIAAVAMPTVTGFVLAWAAAEIAVATALWIAASKQEKIDLSRISFTRIPRAHPGAWRFVWSTNMSGSLNVGSKQVLILLVGAIGGETAAGGFRVASQLGQALVSLAQTVSKAIYPELVHAQETAHEMARRMANIALIAGVLAVLVTLFFGRTALALIAGPEFRVFWTMVILAIAGAIELVGASLESLLVSAGRAGTAFFIRAIPTLIGLALLDVAMGWNGTKGAAFTVLGSSALSVIGFWVAIISLSQITITVKPKADLPPKA; translated from the coding sequence ATGCACCGTCTGATCCGCAATATCGGCTGGCTCCTGACGGGGCGCGGCGTCAATGCCGTGCTGAGCATCGTCTATCTCGCCTTGGCCACGCGGACGCTGGGCCTCGACCATTTCGGCTATTTCGCGATCATTCTGGCGCTCGGCCAGACGGTGACCGGGCTCGCCAATTTCCAGACCTGGCAATTCGTGGTGCGCTGGGGCGTCGGCGAAGACGGCCCCGGCGATGCAACTGGCTTCGCGATCGCGCTCGATATGCTGTCGGTTGCCATCGGCCTGGTGCTGGCGGCTGCGCTGGTCTGGAGCGCCCCTCTATGGCTGCCCCTGCCCGCGGAATTGCTTCCGGTCGCATTCGGCTATTGCGTGGTCGCCCTTCTGTCGATCCGAACCACGCCCACCGGGCTGCTGCGCCTGCGCTTTGCCTATGCAAGGGCTACGGCGGCGGAATCGGTTCAGCCCATGGTGCGCGCAGCAGGCGCCGGGATCGCGGCGGTGGCCATGCCCACGGTCACCGGTTTCGTTCTGGCCTGGGCGGCGGCGGAAATCGCGGTGGCGACGGCGCTGTGGATCGCGGCTTCGAAACAGGAAAAGATCGACCTGTCGCGTATCAGCTTCACCCGCATTCCGCGCGCGCATCCCGGTGCCTGGCGGTTTGTCTGGTCGACGAATATGTCGGGCAGTCTCAATGTCGGATCGAAGCAGGTCCTGATCCTGCTGGTCGGCGCCATAGGCGGCGAAACGGCCGCGGGCGGCTTCCGTGTCGCCAGCCAGTTGGGACAGGCGCTCGTCAGCCTGGCGCAAACCGTATCGAAGGCCATTTACCCGGAGCTGGTTCACGCCCAAGAGACAGCGCATGAGATGGCCCGCCGCATGGCGAACATTGCATTGATTGCCGGGGTGCTCGCGGTTCTGGTAACCCTATTCTTCGGCCGAACCGCCCTTGCCCTGATCGCCGGGCCGGAATTCCGCGTGTTCTGGACGATGGTAATCCTCGCCATTGCCGGGGCGATCGAGCTGGTCGGGGCAAGCCTCGAATCGCTCCTGGTCAGCGCGGGCCGCGCGGGGACGGCCTTTTTCATCCGTGCGATTCCCACGCTCATCGGGCTGGCACTGCTCGATGTGGCCATGGGCTGGAACGGAACCAAAGGCGCGGCCTTCACCGTGCTCGGCTCCTCCGCCCTGTCGGTCATCGGCTTCTGGGTGGCGATCATCTCGCTTTCGCAGATCACCATCACCGTCAAACCGAAGGCCGATCTCCCGCCGAAAGCCTAG
- a CDS encoding enoyl-CoA hydratase-related protein → MADYETITVEQRDAVTLITLNRPKALNALNSTVLDELIHAFAAYQADGSQLCAVLTGSGDKAFAAGADIKEMSEKAAADFYLDDFFAPWTSEIVKKTRKPWIAAVNGFALGGGCELAMMADFIIASENAKFGQPEIKLGVAPGMGGSQRLTKAVGKSKAMEMCLTGRMMDAEEAERSNLVARVVPHEQLLDEAMKSAAQIAAMPPMAAIANKEMVNAAFETSLDQGLIVERRIFQILAASEDKAEGMAAFVEKREGKWKGR, encoded by the coding sequence ATGGCCGACTACGAAACCATCACCGTCGAACAGCGTGACGCGGTTACGCTGATTACCCTCAATCGTCCCAAGGCGCTGAATGCGCTCAACAGCACGGTGCTCGACGAACTGATCCACGCCTTCGCCGCCTATCAGGCGGATGGCAGCCAGCTATGCGCGGTCCTGACCGGATCGGGCGACAAGGCCTTTGCCGCCGGCGCCGACATCAAGGAGATGAGCGAGAAGGCAGCGGCCGACTTCTATCTCGACGATTTCTTCGCACCCTGGACCAGCGAAATCGTCAAGAAGACCCGCAAGCCGTGGATCGCGGCGGTCAACGGTTTCGCGCTTGGCGGCGGCTGCGAGCTGGCGATGATGGCCGACTTCATCATTGCGAGCGAGAACGCCAAATTCGGCCAGCCCGAAATCAAGCTGGGCGTTGCCCCCGGAATGGGTGGATCGCAGCGGCTGACCAAGGCGGTGGGCAAGTCCAAGGCGATGGAAATGTGCCTGACGGGCCGCATGATGGATGCCGAGGAAGCCGAGCGCAGCAATCTGGTCGCGCGTGTCGTCCCGCATGAACAGCTTCTCGACGAAGCGATGAAGAGCGCCGCGCAAATCGCCGCAATGCCGCCCATGGCCGCGATCGCGAACAAGGAAATGGTCAATGCCGCTTTCGAAACCAGCCTCGATCAGGGTCTGATCGTCGAACGCCGCATCTTCCAGATCCTCGCCGCGAGCGAGGACAAGGCCGAAGGCATGGCCGCATTCGTCGAAAAGCGCGAGGGCAAGTGGAAGGGGCGGTAA
- the gcvH gene encoding glycine cleavage system protein GcvH, protein MARYFTDEHEWIDVEGDTATVGITDYAQGQLGDIVFVELPGSGTTLSKGGDAAVVESVKAASDVYAPIDGEVTEANEALEDDPALVNTAPESDGWFFRMTIGDKSQLEGLMDEAAYKSFCDGL, encoded by the coding sequence ATGGCCCGATACTTCACCGACGAGCATGAGTGGATCGATGTCGAGGGCGACACGGCCACCGTTGGCATTACCGATTATGCGCAGGGACAGCTGGGCGATATCGTCTTCGTCGAACTGCCGGGTTCGGGCACCACGCTTAGCAAGGGTGGCGACGCGGCGGTTGTCGAAAGCGTCAAGGCGGCAAGCGACGTCTACGCCCCGATCGACGGCGAAGTGACGGAAGCCAACGAGGCGCTGGAAGACGATCCGGCATTGGTCAACACCGCGCCCGAAAGCGATGGCTGGTTTTTCCGCATGACCATTGGCGACAAGTCGCAGCTCGAAGGGCTGATGGACGAGGCCGCCTATAAAAGCTTCTGCGACGGGCTCTAA
- the gcvPB gene encoding aminomethyl-transferring glycine dehydrogenase subunit GcvPB: MNAPNASGWKPGTPVEGHNAMSGPDTATGNRALMLEEPLIFEIGHAETTGVDFPTPLPGGEGAKARLAGMERTDPIGLPGLSEPETIRHYTRLSRQNYAIDLGLFPLGSCTMKHNPRLNEKVARMPGFADVHPLQPVDTVRGALEVVNELAHWLIDLTGMHGVAMSPKAGAHGELCGILCIRAALEARGDAREVILVPESAHGTNPATAAFAGYKVEDIPATPEGRVDLEALKARLGPDVAGVMITNPNTCGLFEPDMKAISDAVHEAGGFVYCDGANFNAIVGKVRPGDLGVDAMHINLHKTFSTPHGGGGPGSGPVVLSEALAPYGPLPFTARDGDGVVHLVEEENAAEFDHTRAFGRMTAFHGQMGMFTRALAYMLSHGADGLKQVAEDAVLNANYVLRSLEDVLDAPFGHSGPCMHEALFSDKGFAEGLSTLDLAKALIDEGYHPMTMYFPLVVHGAMLVEPTETESKAALDQFIMALRSVAERAKSGDESLKTAPHYAPRRRLDETQAARKPILAWNDPDMV; encoded by the coding sequence ATGAACGCGCCCAACGCCTCGGGCTGGAAGCCCGGCACCCCGGTCGAAGGGCACAATGCGATGAGCGGTCCGGACACCGCCACCGGCAACCGCGCGCTGATGCTGGAAGAGCCGCTGATCTTCGAGATCGGCCATGCCGAAACGACCGGGGTCGACTTCCCCACTCCCCTCCCCGGCGGGGAGGGGGCCAAGGCGCGCCTTGCGGGAATGGAGCGCACCGATCCGATCGGTCTTCCCGGGCTTTCCGAGCCGGAAACCATCCGTCATTACACGCGCCTCAGCCGCCAGAACTATGCCATCGACCTCGGCCTCTTCCCGCTGGGCTCGTGCACCATGAAGCACAATCCGCGCCTCAACGAGAAAGTCGCGCGCATGCCCGGCTTTGCCGATGTGCATCCCCTGCAGCCGGTCGATACCGTGCGCGGCGCACTGGAGGTGGTGAACGAGCTGGCCCACTGGCTGATCGATCTGACCGGCATGCACGGCGTTGCGATGAGCCCCAAGGCGGGCGCGCATGGCGAGCTGTGCGGCATTCTGTGCATTCGCGCAGCGCTCGAGGCACGCGGCGATGCGCGCGAGGTCATCCTCGTGCCCGAAAGCGCGCATGGCACCAATCCGGCCACCGCCGCCTTCGCGGGCTACAAGGTCGAGGACATCCCGGCGACGCCCGAAGGCCGGGTGGACCTTGAAGCGCTGAAAGCGCGGCTCGGCCCCGATGTCGCCGGGGTGATGATCACCAATCCCAACACTTGCGGCCTGTTCGAGCCTGACATGAAGGCGATCTCCGATGCGGTCCACGAAGCGGGTGGCTTCGTCTATTGCGACGGTGCGAACTTCAACGCCATCGTCGGCAAGGTGCGCCCGGGCGATCTCGGCGTCGATGCCATGCACATCAATCTGCACAAGACCTTCTCCACCCCGCATGGCGGTGGCGGCCCCGGCTCGGGTCCGGTGGTGCTGTCAGAAGCGCTTGCGCCCTATGGCCCGCTGCCATTCACGGCGCGTGACGGCGACGGCGTGGTTCATCTCGTCGAAGAAGAGAACGCGGCCGAGTTCGACCACACTAGGGCGTTCGGTCGCATGACCGCCTTTCACGGACAGATGGGCATGTTCACCCGCGCGCTGGCCTATATGCTCAGCCACGGCGCCGACGGGTTGAAACAGGTCGCCGAAGACGCGGTGCTCAATGCAAATTACGTGCTGCGCAGCCTTGAGGATGTGCTCGATGCGCCCTTTGGCCATAGCGGGCCGTGCATGCACGAGGCGCTGTTCAGCGACAAAGGCTTCGCCGAAGGCCTCTCCACACTCGATCTGGCGAAGGCGTTGATCGACGAGGGCTATCACCCGATGACCATGTATTTCCCGCTGGTGGTGCATGGCGCGATGCTGGTCGAGCCGACGGAGACCGAGAGCAAGGCGGCGCTCGACCAGTTTATCATGGCCCTGCGCAGCGTTGCCGAACGCGCCAAGTCGGGGGATGAAAGCCTCAAAACCGCGCCGCATTATGCGCCGCGCCGCCGCCTCGACGAAACCCAGGCAGCGAGAAAGCCGATCCTGGCCTGGAACGATCCCGACATGGTCTGA
- a CDS encoding NTP transferase domain-containing protein — translation MIRIGVSCRNCQTVTTAPFGPICPAMTDENKGKVTALIMAGKRSGVLDPLAERAGVAQKCVVPVGGMPMIERVVMNVAASPRIGEIRVVAHEPDEIAAIPSIAKLVDEGRVVFKPGAFNLVDSVFAGAEGASYPILITTADNCLWLPEDFTEFADKAIASGAGAAAALARKEDVIAADPQGQAKFYEFSDGGYSNCNAYWIGNAKALSAAEIMRGGGQFVKFPSRIAKAFGVVNLIRFFLGWGTKEKLFAQVSRRFGFTLKPLVMSHGYCAIDVDNERTFDVTEKLLVKRLATA, via the coding sequence ATGATCCGCATCGGCGTCTCGTGCCGCAACTGCCAGACCGTGACAACCGCGCCATTCGGGCCTATCTGCCCGGCCATGACTGACGAGAACAAGGGCAAGGTCACCGCACTCATCATGGCGGGAAAGCGTTCGGGCGTGCTCGATCCGCTTGCCGAGCGTGCCGGCGTGGCCCAGAAATGCGTGGTTCCGGTCGGCGGCATGCCGATGATCGAGCGCGTGGTGATGAACGTCGCGGCCAGCCCGCGCATCGGCGAAATCCGCGTGGTCGCGCACGAGCCTGACGAGATCGCCGCGATTCCCTCGATCGCCAAGCTGGTCGATGAAGGCCGTGTGGTGTTCAAGCCGGGTGCCTTCAACCTCGTGGACAGCGTTTTCGCCGGAGCCGAGGGCGCAAGCTATCCGATCCTCATCACCACCGCCGACAATTGCCTGTGGCTGCCCGAGGATTTCACCGAATTCGCCGACAAGGCGATCGCCAGCGGCGCCGGTGCGGCCGCCGCATTGGCGCGCAAGGAAGACGTGATCGCCGCCGATCCGCAGGGACAGGCCAAGTTCTATGAATTCTCCGATGGCGGGTATTCGAACTGCAACGCCTACTGGATCGGCAATGCCAAGGCGCTTTCCGCCGCCGAGATCATGCGGGGCGGCGGCCAGTTCGTGAAATTCCCCAGCCGCATCGCCAAGGCTTTCGGCGTGGTCAATCTGATCCGCTTCTTCCTCGGCTGGGGCACGAAGGAAAAGCTGTTCGCTCAAGTATCGCGCCGGTTCGGATTTACGCTCAAGCCGCTGGTGATGAGCCACGGTTACTGTGCGATCGATGTCGATAACGAACGCACTTTCGACGTGACGGAAAAGCTGCTCGTCAAGCGGCTGGCGACTGCCTGA